One genomic window of Vibrio rhizosphaerae includes the following:
- a CDS encoding C4-dicarboxylate TRAP transporter substrate-binding protein produces the protein MRTLQRNLKKLTSAIGLTLAVSFGANAATEIMIAYGNQPGEPIDKAMHYWADQVQEKSHGDIKFRLFPSSQLGGETEVMEQAKLGANIITISSYGYLMDTIPDFGVINAPYLSQSFEKKSKLLHTDWFKGLSHQLEGKGLKIVVPDVVYGTRHLLSKKPVHTPADLKGVKVRVQHSRLFVATVKAMGGIPTPMSLSDVYPALSQGVIDGVENPAVVLFGGKFYEVAKNLSLTAHTKHMSPFVAGTNFWNTLSPEQQNIIISTSRDMVKYGADLIAQSETQAIDKLKAAGVKVNEVDIQAFEKAARQAVQKDFPEWSPNLYKDIQEKLSQL, from the coding sequence ATGAGAACCCTACAGCGTAATCTTAAGAAACTGACTTCGGCAATCGGCCTGACTCTCGCCGTGAGTTTCGGTGCCAATGCAGCCACTGAAATCATGATTGCCTATGGTAACCAACCGGGTGAACCGATTGATAAAGCGATGCACTACTGGGCCGATCAAGTTCAGGAAAAATCGCATGGTGATATCAAATTCCGCCTCTTCCCTTCCAGCCAGCTCGGCGGTGAAACGGAAGTCATGGAACAGGCCAAACTCGGGGCCAACATCATCACTATCAGCTCTTACGGCTATCTGATGGATACCATCCCTGACTTCGGGGTGATTAACGCACCTTATTTGTCACAATCGTTTGAGAAAAAATCGAAACTGCTTCACACCGATTGGTTCAAAGGCCTCAGCCACCAGTTGGAAGGTAAAGGTCTGAAGATCGTCGTCCCTGATGTGGTCTACGGCACACGTCACCTGCTGTCGAAAAAACCGGTTCATACCCCGGCAGATCTCAAAGGCGTAAAAGTCCGCGTCCAGCACTCGCGCTTATTTGTCGCCACGGTCAAAGCAATGGGTGGTATTCCGACACCGATGTCCCTGTCTGACGTTTATCCGGCACTTTCTCAAGGGGTAATCGATGGCGTGGAAAACCCAGCAGTGGTTCTCTTCGGCGGTAAATTCTATGAAGTGGCGAAAAACCTCAGCTTAACCGCGCATACCAAACACATGTCGCCATTTGTCGCAGGAACCAACTTCTGGAACACCCTGTCGCCAGAACAACAAAACATCATCATCAGCACCAGTCGGGATATGGTGAAATATGGGGCGGACCTGATTGCTCAAAGTGAAACTCAGGCAATCGATAAGCTGAAAGCGGCTGGCGTCAAAGTCAACGAAGTTGATATTCAGGCCTTCGAAAAAGCGGCACGTCAGGCAGTTCAGAAGGACTTCCCTGAATGGTCTCCTAACTTATATAAAGATATTCAAGAAAAGCTATCTCAGTTGTAA